A section of the Delphinus delphis chromosome 1, mDelDel1.2, whole genome shotgun sequence genome encodes:
- the CTBS gene encoding LOW QUALITY PROTEIN: di-N-acetylchitobiase (The sequence of the model RefSeq protein was modified relative to this genomic sequence to represent the inferred CDS: inserted 1 base in 1 codon), whose product MAWPQLRCWRLVPSLHGTLGLAPLLLPLLLALRVGLGADCQCQAPALCRPITHRSSPRLRGQWPPSPDAPDLVLKALRGVTEKIATPQWSTKPYLILLLPTSVVSSVSSVSMYFQEFCAPASLTFFWFQKFRILLSIYVQKMYISSIGDVSIRDIINSTLRASWLAQQVKLAKTQYMDGINLDXEVARSSHEYYALTALVKETADSFHHEIEGSQVTFDVSWSPNCLGRRCYNYTGIADACDFLFVMSYGERSLVWSQCIAGANSPYTKTLTGYDDYIKIGINPKKLVMGIPWYGYDYTCQNLSVNHVCTTAKYPCKDAVYRQVAYQMIMKQVNSSTSGRLWDKIQQSPYYHYQDQAGHFHQVWYDDPQSISLKAAYVQNRGLLGIGMWHANCLDYSGDAIDKQQTEEMWKALKPKL is encoded by the exons ATGGCCTGGCCGCAGCTCCGGTGCTGGCGCCTCGTTCCCTCGCTGCACGGGACCCTGGGGCTGGCTCctctgctgctgccactgctcCTGGCGCTGCGCGTCGGGCTCGGGGCCGACTGCCAGTGCCAGGCCCCAGCGCTGTGCCGTCCCATCACCCATCGTTCATCGCCCCGACTTCGAGGTCAGTGGCCTCCCTCCCCTGACGCTCCAGATCTGGTCCTCAAGGCCCTAAGAGGAGTTACA GAGAAAATAGCAACTCCTCAGTGGTCTACAAAGCCCTACTTGATCCTGCTACTACCTACCTCAGTAGTTTCATCAGTTTCATCTGTTTCCATGTACTTTCAGGAGTTCTGTGCTCCAGCCTCACTGACCTTCTTTTGGTTCCAGAAATTCAGAATTCTCCTGAG CATATATGTACAAAAGATGTATATTTCTTCCATAGGAGATGTATCCATAAGGGATATCATTAATTCTACTTTAAGAGCATCCTGGTTAGCTCAACAAGTTAAGCTGGCCAAAACACAATATATGGATGGAATTAATCTAG AAGAAGTTGCTCGTTCATCACATGAATATTATGCGTTAACTGCTTTAGTCAAAGAAACTGCAGACTCTTTCCATCATGAAATTGAGGGATCACAG GTAACATTTGATGTATCTTGGTCTCCAAACTGCTTAGGTAGGAGGTGCTATAATTATACTGGAATTGCAGATGCTTGTGACTTTCTCTTTGTGATGTCTTATGGTGAACGAAGTCTGGTCTGGTCACAATGTATTGCAGGAGCCAATTCTCCCTATACTAAGACATTAACTG GATATGATGACTACATCAAGATAGGCATTAACCCTAAGAAACTTGTAATGGGTATTCCCTGGTATGGTTATGATTATACCTGCCAAAATCTATCAGTG AATCATGTTTGTACCACTGCAAAATACCCTTGTAAAGATGCTGTATACCGTCAGGTGGCCTATCAAATGATCATGAAGCAAGTAAATAGTTCTACTTCTGGAAGACTGTGGGATAAAATTCAGCAGTCTCCTTATTATCACTATCAA GATCAGGCTGGCCATTTTCATCAAGTGTGGTATGATGACCCTCAGAGCATTTCTCTAAAGGCAGCATATGTACAAAACCGTGGCTTACTCGGCATTGGCATGTGGCATGCAAACTGTCTTGACTACTCTGGAGATGCTATAGACAAACAGCAAACTGAAGAAATGTGGAAAGCTTTAAAACCAAAGCTGTGA